In Erythrolamprus reginae isolate rEryReg1 chromosome 9, rEryReg1.hap1, whole genome shotgun sequence, the genomic window ttttctttctttttaaaatagtttttattgaattatttacattaaaaacaaaacaaagaaaaaaaatgcaaacaaaacaaaacaaacaaaatatcatgattaattattttgtacataTCCATCAAACACGAGCGATAATGTAAGAAAATTGGTTTTGGTTATTCACTTAACTTACGACTTTGTTGTGCTTTTGACCGCTTAGAATCCATCATAGGTATAATAATACATTTCTTATATATCAAATTATTCATAATTTGTCTCAAAGAGTTTTAACGTTTATGtaaattctttccttttttaaaaaaaatatgtatatatatatctatttcatataaatatctcatttttgtttctttcttatttttaaccattcataaaaatcgttctatgttttataatattcGGAGTCTTCTTTATGGTTTATTTTGAGTGTCGTCATGTCTGCTTCGACACAGTCCATAACTTTTCTTAGTAGCATTTTCTAGGCGGCTCATATGAACGTTCCTCGCCCCTGCTTTCCAGAATGGGTTTACATGGGGCGATTCATACCATGATGCTACACCAGAaaatacccacccaccccgggATACGTAGACATGggatgcctagggggaaagttaAGCGACATCATGAGCATCATAGCAACAtcatcgtctggcgggacccaggggaagagccttctctgtggcggctccgaccctctggaaccagctcccccgagattaggattgcccccaccttccttgcctttcgcaaactccttaaaacccacctctgccgtcaggcatgggggaactgaaacatctcccccttgcccatgttgttttggtgttagattgattgtgtgcttgtttttttaatattctggggttgttttttaatgaattttttagcttaaaattgtaattggattggtgggtattggatttgctattatgtattgtttttactttgttgtgagccgccccgagtttgcggagaggggcggcatataaatccaataaatctaatctaatcatgggAACAATGTGAATTATATGGGGCAGAAGCCACAGTGACCCTTGTGCAAGTGGTGTTATGATGCTTGGGGCATTCACCAGGGAACAGGGAGGACGCCCCTTGTTCACTTTGACAGAAGGGTGGTTTCAAGCGCCAGAAGGTTTTGCTCACATTGAGAGGCGGTCAGTCCGCAGGAAAAGACATTTCTGAGAATGTGTGGAGGGGTCCCGAGGAAAGATGATGGAGAGTTCCAGAGTGTCGTGGAGAAGGGACTCAGGGATGTAGACTGCCGAAGGGGAAAGGGGGTCTTCTGGAAAACCTCAAGACAGAGCCCGTCTGTAAACCTTACAACAGCCAAGGCAGCTTCTGTCCAGAAGACCGTTAAACTTATTGCTTTGCTTAACCTCCAGGAATGGCTGGAGGAGTCCtgatagagcagtgtttcacaaccttgggaacttgaagatatctggacttcaactcccagaattccccagccagcattcgctggctggggaattctgggagttgaagtccaaatatcttcaagttcccaaggttgggaaacactgtgatgGAGGAATGTGCTTAGAGGGAGATGACTGGTGGAATCTGATGCAACACAGCGGTCTTAACACCACAATGCACATTTTAAACATTTCCCCAGAGGCACCACTGCTTCCTGCCACATTTCTTGTGGGCTTCGGAAGTAGAGGTGATCTCTCAGGGCACGGCCCATCTCTTTGATTCCATATGGACATGAAGGCTAGGCGGTGGTTCATTTAGGACCCAGTAAAGGAAGAGGGTCAAATGTTGGGTTGCAATTGGTAGTAACTCCCCTATCTCTGGCAAAACATAAGCAGTGGGAAGCGGGGGAGTCGGAATCACCACTGAAAAGAGCTGCTGAATAACACCATTGCCACATTCCATTAAGACAGGGGTCCCTGGCCCACCAGCTTAAGCAGAATAACCTGAGCAAGTCCAATTCACAACTGAATTGGGGCAAAATATTCTGGCATAGGGAActgctgggggaattctggggttGTGGCTTTCCAGCACTTGGAGCACACTCTGCCCAGCATCTCGTGGCCGAACCAGGTGCTGGCTACTTGGATTTGAGTGGAGGAAGCGAAGTCCAGCGAGTTGGTTTCATTCGGTTCAAAACCACGTTGCAATGGAACCTTGCCATCCAACCCCGAAGGCTCAGGAGTGGAGTGGGTCAAAATACTGTCAGACGGTTTATTTTTCCATGTTCTTCCCAGATTGAGCTGGAAAATAAAAGAGATAACAAGTTCAACTCTTCTCATTCCAAGCAGATATTTTAGGAGCTACTTTGCTACAGATAAAATTTGAATCATTCTTTGGCGGCAAGTCAAAATAGATTCAGTAAACTGTTGAACGTCAAGATGTACTTTGCCCTGGACTGCAACAGTTGGACTTTCCACTCTGAAAAATTGGCCAATTAAATAACATCCCACCATATTTGGGGAGACTTCCAAGGTCAGTTGCTGAGAGAATTCGCTGGTGAAAATTGTACACAGGGATACATGGCTTTTATATGTGAAGGGTGATCCCTcttttttcagaaaaagaaattaaCCTGAGAGAGCTGTAGAAGAAGAATCTTGACAGAACACTGCCAAGAACACATGAACACCAGGCCCtaattaacaaaatgaaattcaatgtggagaaaagtaagaaaaaattaggcaagaaaaaccaaaagtacatatagactgggtgaaaccaggcttaaagagtggtattagtaccacattattattattattattattattattattattattattattattattattattatgtcaatacaatacagcaaacgagatcactatgctggatttcgtatttcatcaccagtcgggcgcttcccaagcacctaagactgagtgatgtaggggtgaattatgtttgtcgatcccagtaaagcggccttttgcaattgacggatggagattttgtcaattccgatggttttcaaatgtctgctgagatcctttggcactgtgcccagcgtgccaagtaccactgggaccactttcactggcttatgccagagtcgttgcagctcaatttttagatctttgtatttcactaatttctctagctgcttctcctcaattctgctgtttaaccggaggttaaaacatacgatgtacggttgcaggaattgggcaggGCGGGTCTAGTGaagggaaggaccaggggagacatgatagcagtgttccagtatttgagggcctgccacaaatattttccaaagcacctgaaagccagacaaggaataatgaatggaaactgaaaaagaaaaaatgtaacCTAGAAATAGGGACaaattttctgatagtgagaacaatcaaccagagGATGAGTTTTCTTCCGGACGTTGTGGGAGCAGGTGGTAGGTTTACAATACCTTTATGAACAAACGTGAGAGAACTGCTGAATATTCAGAAACGAGACTGGCCCTGTTCGGGACCATCGTCGAGGAATTCATGGCCCAGGCCATTCCCACACTTGCCACAGGAGACCTGCAAGGAAATTAGAGGGAATTAAGAATAGAAACTCTTCTATACAAAGACCCTCTTTCTACAATCAGCTGAAAAACAGAATTATAGTCCATAACAGAGTAATCCATGTCCAATCCCatcgggttgatattcctggaggggtctgtaatatggtaaatgatttagctttactagataaatggtcaaagcaatggaaactgcagtttaatgtttccaaatgtaaaataatgcacttggggaaaaggaatcctcaatctgagtattgcattggcagttctctgttatcaaaaacttcagaagagaaggatttaggggtagtcatTTCtgccagtctcaaaatgggtgaacagtgcagtcaggcagtaggaaaagcaagtaggatgcttggctacatagctagaggtaaaagaagcaggaagagggagattatgatccccttatatagagtgctggtgagaccacatttggaataatactgtgttcagttcaggagacctcacctacaaaaagatattgacaaaattgaacgggtccaaagacgggctacaagaatggtggaaggtcttaagcataaaacgtatcaggaaagacttaatgaactcaatctgtatagtctggaggacagaaggaaaagcggggacatgatcgaaatatttaaatatgttaaagggttaaataaggttcaggagagaagtgccttactaggaaagtgaacacaagagcaagggggcacaatctgaggttagttgggggaaagattagaagtaacatgagaaaatattatttcactgaaagagtagtagatgcttgggacaaacgtccagcagacgtggttgataaatccacaggaactgaatttaaacacgcgtgggataaacatatatatccatcctaagataaaatacaagaaatagtataagggcaggctagatggaccatgaggtctttttctgctgtcaatcttcgaTGTTTCGATGACTTCTATCAATGCAACATAGCAATTAAAAAGGATAATGTCTTCTAAAGAATTAAAAGCAATACAAAGaaaatctcctatgtttctatgtttctctgcatTTGTTCAGAAGAAAATGCTACTTCCTCTGCAGCCCCCACTTAGGACTTTCTTCTTCCAATTGCTTTCTTAGTATTCTTAGTTCTTTTGTCTTCTtcctatttataatatttaagcAGTGACCAGTACATTCAAGAAGCTTCTAACTGAAAATATGGTATGTACAaaatatctacggagaggggcggcatgcaaatctaataagtaaaaaaacaaaataaataaatctcaaaagCACTATGATGTTTTCGAAACACATTTACAAAATTTCATAAGGCTTTAAAAAGCTGCCCATGTGTCTGAGCCTGGCCCCCCGAATGGGTTATGGGTCCTGTTTTTTGGCAATTGATAGTCTGGTATTGCAATTTTCTCAGCtgctgtatatattttattttggacAGTTTTGTGTTGCAATTTTCTCAGCtgctgtatatattttattttggacAGTTTTGTGTTGCAATTTTCTCAGCtgctgtatatattttattttggacAGTTTTGTGTTGCAATTTTCTCAGCtgctgtatatattttattttgtataagAATTAAAACAATTTGAATCAATTGGCTGAGACAGGCATCTATAGAAAATAAGTAAATTCACATTTTGAGGAAAACTGTAaacctggtttttttaaaaacaaagaaagacaaTAAAAAATGCTTAAACTTTTATCCACTGGCATCAATACTGGCTATAAAAAGTAAGTCAAAACATGAGGATAGTTCTACCTCATCCCATTATGAAAGAAGACACCCTGTTACAGAAGCCGCTTGTATTCTGAATAAAGAGATTCTCTGCAAAGCCAAACCTGGGAACTAtccccagttgcggccctatttggacagggagtcaatgctcacagtcgctcatgcccatatcacctcgaggttcgactactgcaacactctctacatggagctacctttgaaaagtgttcggaaacttcagaccgtgcagaatgcggccgcgcgaGCAATagtgggccttcccagatatgcccatgtcttgtcaacactctgcagcttacattggttgccaatcagtttccgatcacaattcaaagtgttggtaatgacctataaagccctacatggcatcggaccagaatacctatgggaccgtcttctgctacacgaatcccagtggctgataaagtcccacagagttagccttctccaggttccgttgactagacaatgtcgtctggcgggacccaggggaagagccttctctgtggcggccccagccctctggaatcaacccccccccccgagattcaaacttcccacactctccttgccttctgcaagatgttaaagacctatttatgccgccaggcatggggggactaatcccccccccatctttctgactctagcatttgagaatggtgtgattgtgtagaattgaatgtttttttgtaataatgggttttaaattagttttttaatattggatttgtaccatattgtattttgttgttgtgagtcgctccgagtcctcggagaggactaataaattattattattgttgttgttgttgttgttgttattattattattaatttatttattatttttaattaattatcccCACAATTTCAGATGCAACTCTGGGAACCCCAGAGTCTTTAGCTCCACCTGAGGGTcacaaattctttttaaaaaaaaataatttttattgattttttaaaatgtaagataaacaaaacaaacaacatttaacatatataggagctaccattgctcctcttatcttattatagaagtcttcttaatacaaaaatgaaaaaactaattctatttagatcaatacagaaaagtaaacttatcaataaaatctctatttgtatacaatactaatataaaaaatctgaaatttcaaatattttctattaatCATGCAATCATGGTTAAAATAATTAAGCtcaattaatgaaaataaagttatTCTTCACATTTCACCGTGTGTTATATTCAACGTTATACATATCACAAATTTTTGGTGTCCACTGCAGCCCCAGCCGCGTCCTCACCTTGAAGGCTCCCGGGCGTTCTAAGCGCTTGGCGATGCTGTCACCGTGAACAGGATGCGTGAAGGCCGGCCAAGGGGAGGAATGGAGGAATTTGGATTGGCTGGAGAATAATTCATAGCCACATTTGGAACAAACGTATATTCCTGTGAGCAAAGATGGagatggggaggaagaagaaggaatatGACATGGAGGAATTAAACAGACACACACTCCCAGGAAGCATGTCTCCTTTTACTCATCTTAAATATCAACCAGAAATAATCTGATCATCATCCCAGGTTTTACAAACCCCATAATTATCACAATTACGACAAATCACGGCTAGAacaatcttgctttgcatgtaatgagcctctctcatatattactttCACCTTTTTAAGATGCAttcctgaaataaatgaactttggtACCATATtgtaatttttcgagtttcacacGTAGGTCTCTCCCTCTCAATCTCTCTCATCCCTTTTTCCTCTATGTcactctgcctccctccctccctttcgtcTTTCTCACACCTGTCATTTTTCTCTACCTCCCTATCAGCCTCTCtctcattcctctctctctctctctgcctggcCGAAGCCATCGTCTGAGTTGGAGACTTTTGGCCTCCCACATATTCAAgttttactggatttatatgccgtccctctccgaaaactcggggcggctaacaacaatcatgaacaatatacaataaaatccaatagtgttactttttactttttaaataaggggtttttagttacttttaaatattagatttgttgtacagtacattgttttattattgctgtaagccgccctgagtctacggagaggggcagcatacaaatctaattaataataataataataataataataattacaattacaatatagGATGCATGGGTTCTGTGCGAAttgg contains:
- the MSRB1 gene encoding methionine-R-sulfoxide reductase B1, with translation MPAQQRPPQAAGTGRAQDRRRVKQGGSSFPGAADGGTERTGAAAAMAFCRFFGGEIYHSHFEAGIYVCSKCGYELFSSQSKFLHSSPWPAFTHPVHGDSIAKRLERPGAFKVSCGKCGNGLGHEFLDDGPEQGQSRFUIFSSSLTFVHKAQSGKNMEK